The following proteins are encoded in a genomic region of Amia ocellicauda isolate fAmiCal2 chromosome 6, fAmiCal2.hap1, whole genome shotgun sequence:
- the hemk2 gene encoding methyltransferase N6AMT1 isoform X3, producing MNVAFIYSGLGMFPTPLCSHAGRGPFADVYEPAEDSFLLMDALEKDCERLRQMGPSVCLEVGCGSGVVSAFLASVVGPQAAYFCTDVNPAALLCTAETGRCNQVGLQPVLSDLVEALLPRLQGRVDVLLFNPPYVVTPSEEVGSCGIEASWAGGRRGREVTDRLLPLVPQLLSGLGVFYLVAVQENDPAEILSVLGEAGLRGELCLKRQAGRETLSILRFCKP from the exons ATGaatgttgcttttatttattctgg GCTCGGGATGTTCCCCACTCCCCTGTGCTCCCACGCGGGCCGGGGCCCCTTCGCAGACGTGTACGAGCCGGCCGAGGATTCGTTCCTGCTGATGGATGCGCTGGAGAAGGACTGTGAGCGACTGCGGCAGATGGG cCCGTCTGTGTGTCTGGAGGTGGGCTGTGGTTCCGGGGTGGTCTCGGCGTTCCTGGCCTCAGTCGTTGGACCTCAGGCAGCTTACTT CTGCACCGATGTGAACCCCGCTGCATTGCTTTGCACAGCCGAGACAGGGCGCTGCAACCAGGTCGGCCTGCAGCCGGTCCTCAGTGACCTG gtggaGGCGCTGCTGCCGCGGCTACAGGGGAGAGTGGACGTCCTGCTGTTCAACCCCCCTTACGTGGTCACGCCGTCAGAAGAG GTGGGCAGCTGTGGCATTGAGGCGTCCTGGGCAGGGGGCAGGCGGGGCCGGGAGGTGACAGACAGGCTGCTCCCTCTGGTCCCACAGCTGCTGTCCGGCCTGGGGGTTTTCTACCTGGTGGCCGTGCAGGAGAATGATCCAG CAGAGATCCTGAGTGTCCTGGGGGAAGCAGGGCTGCGGGGGGAGCTGTGTCTGAAGCGCCAGGCCGGGAGGGAGACCCTGTCCATCCTGCGCTTCTGTAAACCCTAA
- the hemk2 gene encoding methyltransferase N6AMT1 isoform X1: MAVCRVVCGRIDGASVLCLCRRLGMFPTPLCSHAGRGPFADVYEPAEDSFLLMDALEKDCERLRQMGPSVCLEVGCGSGVVSAFLASVVGPQAAYFCTDVNPAALLCTAETGRCNQVGLQPVLSDLVEALLPRLQGRVDVLLFNPPYVVTPSEEVGSCGIEASWAGGRRGREVTDRLLPLVPQLLSGLGVFYLVAVQENDPAEILSVLGEAGLRGELCLKRQAGRETLSILRFCKP; the protein is encoded by the exons ATGGCAGTGTGCCGTGTTGTGTGCGGCAGGATTGACGGTGCCAGTGTGTTGTGTCTGTGCCGCAGGCTCGGGATGTTCCCCACTCCCCTGTGCTCCCACGCGGGCCGGGGCCCCTTCGCAGACGTGTACGAGCCGGCCGAGGATTCGTTCCTGCTGATGGATGCGCTGGAGAAGGACTGTGAGCGACTGCGGCAGATGGG cCCGTCTGTGTGTCTGGAGGTGGGCTGTGGTTCCGGGGTGGTCTCGGCGTTCCTGGCCTCAGTCGTTGGACCTCAGGCAGCTTACTT CTGCACCGATGTGAACCCCGCTGCATTGCTTTGCACAGCCGAGACAGGGCGCTGCAACCAGGTCGGCCTGCAGCCGGTCCTCAGTGACCTG gtggaGGCGCTGCTGCCGCGGCTACAGGGGAGAGTGGACGTCCTGCTGTTCAACCCCCCTTACGTGGTCACGCCGTCAGAAGAG GTGGGCAGCTGTGGCATTGAGGCGTCCTGGGCAGGGGGCAGGCGGGGCCGGGAGGTGACAGACAGGCTGCTCCCTCTGGTCCCACAGCTGCTGTCCGGCCTGGGGGTTTTCTACCTGGTGGCCGTGCAGGAGAATGATCCAG CAGAGATCCTGAGTGTCCTGGGGGAAGCAGGGCTGCGGGGGGAGCTGTGTCTGAAGCGCCAGGCCGGGAGGGAGACCCTGTCCATCCTGCGCTTCTGTAAACCCTAA
- the hemk2 gene encoding methyltransferase N6AMT1 isoform X2, whose amino-acid sequence MAVCRVVCGRIDGASVLCLCRRLGMFPTPLCSHAGRGPFADVYEPAEDSFLLMDALEKDCERLRQMGPSVCLEVGCGSGVVSAFLASVVGPQAAYFCTDVNPAALLCTAETGRCNQVGLQPVLSDLVEALLPRLQGRVDVLLFNPPYVVTPSEEVGSCGIEASWAGGRRGREVTDRLLPLVPQLLSGLGVFYLVAVQENDPEILSVLGEAGLRGELCLKRQAGRETLSILRFCKP is encoded by the exons ATGGCAGTGTGCCGTGTTGTGTGCGGCAGGATTGACGGTGCCAGTGTGTTGTGTCTGTGCCGCAGGCTCGGGATGTTCCCCACTCCCCTGTGCTCCCACGCGGGCCGGGGCCCCTTCGCAGACGTGTACGAGCCGGCCGAGGATTCGTTCCTGCTGATGGATGCGCTGGAGAAGGACTGTGAGCGACTGCGGCAGATGGG cCCGTCTGTGTGTCTGGAGGTGGGCTGTGGTTCCGGGGTGGTCTCGGCGTTCCTGGCCTCAGTCGTTGGACCTCAGGCAGCTTACTT CTGCACCGATGTGAACCCCGCTGCATTGCTTTGCACAGCCGAGACAGGGCGCTGCAACCAGGTCGGCCTGCAGCCGGTCCTCAGTGACCTG gtggaGGCGCTGCTGCCGCGGCTACAGGGGAGAGTGGACGTCCTGCTGTTCAACCCCCCTTACGTGGTCACGCCGTCAGAAGAG GTGGGCAGCTGTGGCATTGAGGCGTCCTGGGCAGGGGGCAGGCGGGGCCGGGAGGTGACAGACAGGCTGCTCCCTCTGGTCCCACAGCTGCTGTCCGGCCTGGGGGTTTTCTACCTGGTGGCCGTGCAGGAGAATGATCCAG AGATCCTGAGTGTCCTGGGGGAAGCAGGGCTGCGGGGGGAGCTGTGTCTGAAGCGCCAGGCCGGGAGGGAGACCCTGTCCATCCTGCGCTTCTGTAAACCCTAA
- the hemk2 gene encoding methyltransferase N6AMT1 isoform X4 gives MFPTPLCSHAGRGPFADVYEPAEDSFLLMDALEKDCERLRQMGPSVCLEVGCGSGVVSAFLASVVGPQAAYFCTDVNPAALLCTAETGRCNQVGLQPVLSDLVEALLPRLQGRVDVLLFNPPYVVTPSEEVGSCGIEASWAGGRRGREVTDRLLPLVPQLLSGLGVFYLVAVQENDPAEILSVLGEAGLRGELCLKRQAGRETLSILRFCKP, from the exons ATGTTCCCCACTCCCCTGTGCTCCCACGCGGGCCGGGGCCCCTTCGCAGACGTGTACGAGCCGGCCGAGGATTCGTTCCTGCTGATGGATGCGCTGGAGAAGGACTGTGAGCGACTGCGGCAGATGGG cCCGTCTGTGTGTCTGGAGGTGGGCTGTGGTTCCGGGGTGGTCTCGGCGTTCCTGGCCTCAGTCGTTGGACCTCAGGCAGCTTACTT CTGCACCGATGTGAACCCCGCTGCATTGCTTTGCACAGCCGAGACAGGGCGCTGCAACCAGGTCGGCCTGCAGCCGGTCCTCAGTGACCTG gtggaGGCGCTGCTGCCGCGGCTACAGGGGAGAGTGGACGTCCTGCTGTTCAACCCCCCTTACGTGGTCACGCCGTCAGAAGAG GTGGGCAGCTGTGGCATTGAGGCGTCCTGGGCAGGGGGCAGGCGGGGCCGGGAGGTGACAGACAGGCTGCTCCCTCTGGTCCCACAGCTGCTGTCCGGCCTGGGGGTTTTCTACCTGGTGGCCGTGCAGGAGAATGATCCAG CAGAGATCCTGAGTGTCCTGGGGGAAGCAGGGCTGCGGGGGGAGCTGTGTCTGAAGCGCCAGGCCGGGAGGGAGACCCTGTCCATCCTGCGCTTCTGTAAACCCTAA
- the gart gene encoding trifunctional purine biosynthetic protein adenosine-3, producing the protein MAERVLVIGSGGREHALAWKLAQSPLVQQVLVAPGNAGTSSCGKISNSEVSVSNHAILAQYCKDHNVGLVVVGPEVPLAAGMVDDLMAAGVRSFGPSAKAAQLEASKSFSKSFMDRHGIPTARWCSFTDAQEACNYIQGADFPALVVKASGLAAGKGVIVAADREQACQAVRDILQDKAFGLAGETVVVEELLEGEEVSCLCFSDGSTVAPMPPAQDHKRLLDGDQGPNTGGMGAYCPTPQVSEELLLQVRETVLQKTVDGMRQEGAPYVGVLYAGLMLTKDGPKVLEFNCRFGDPECQVLLPLLKSDLYEVLQDTLQGKLATNPPAWLDKSAAVTVVVASEGYPGEYKKGVEITGLAQAKELDLQVFHAGTALREGRVVTCGGRVLTVTAVRPDLESALQCVNRGLDAVSFPGAVYRRDIGHRAIAFLRQPRGLTYKDSGVDIAAGNVLVDLIKPLAKATARKGCNAELGGFAGLFDLKAAGFSDPILVSGTDGVGTKLKIAQACDRHSSLGQDLVAMCVNDVLAQGAEPLFFLDYFSCGKLDVGVASSVIGGIAEACRMAGCALLGGETAEMPGVYGPGEYDLAGFCVGAVERGQMLPRLQDIGEGDLLVGLASSGVHSNGFSLVRRVLDLCGLQYDSPAPFGSLGQTVGEVLLTPTKIYSQLLQPVLRGGAVKAYAHITGGGLLENIPRVLPKGLAVDLDALLWRIPAVFSWLQREGALSEEEMGRTFNCGLGAVLVVGRQEAERVLKEVQGQEEAWIVGSLTRRQPGVEQVVVRNLQRSLQTGLTTPPDSSLGQDSTPRRRTRVAVLISGTGTNLQALIEQAKSPSSAAEIVLVVSNRPGVLGLKRAALAGIQTRVVDHKLYGSRAEFDGTVDRVLEEFGVEVVCLAGFMRILSGALVRKWNGKMLNVHPSLLPSFKGVHAHRQALQAGVRITGCTVHFVAEEVDAGAIIMQEVVPVLESDTEESLSERVKEAEHRAFPAAMELVASGAVCLGDDNRIVWSHTQLH; encoded by the exons ATGGCAGAGCGGGTGCTGGTGATTGGCAGCGGGGGCAGGGAGCACGCCCTGGCCTGGAAGCTGGCCCAGTCCCCCCTGGTCCAGCAGGTTCTGGTTGCACCGGGCAATGCTGGAACCTCCAGCTGCGGCAAGATCTCCAACTCGG AGGTGTCTGTGAGTAATCATGCTATCCTGGCACAGTACTGTAAGGACCACAACGTAGgactggtggtggtggggcCGGAGGTGCCCCTGGCTGCAG GCATGGTGGATGACCTCATGGCGGCGGGGGTGCGCAGTTTCGGGCCGTCGGCCAAGGCGGCTCAGCTGGAGGCCAGCAAGAGCTTCTCCAAGAGCTTCATGGATCGCCACGGCATCCCCACGGCGCGCTGGTGCAGCTTCACCGACGCCCAGGAGGCCTGCAACTACATACAGGG GGCGGATTTCCCGGCGCTGGTGGTGAAGGCGAGCGGGCTGGCGGCGGGGAAGGGTGTGATCGTGGCAGCTGACCGGGAGCAGGCCTGCCAGGCGGTCAGGGATATCCTGCAG GACAAGGCGTTCGGCTTGGCGGGGGAAACCGTGGTGGTGGAGGAGCTGCTGGAGGGAGAGGAGGTGTCG TGTCTGTGTTTCAGCGATGGCTCCACGGTGGCCCCAATGCCCCCTGCCCAGGACCATAAGCGGCTGCTGGATGGAGACCAGGGGCCCAACACGGGTGGCATGGGAGCGTACTGCCCCACCCCTCAG GTGTCGGAGGAGCTGCTGCTGCAAGTCCGAGAGACTGTCCTGCAGAAGACCGTGGACGGGATGAGGCAGGAGGGGGCCCCGTATGTGG gaGTGCTGTATGCCGGGCTGATGTTGACCAAGGACGGGCCCAAGGTGCTGGAGTTTAACTGTCGCTTCGGAGACCCCGAGTGCCAG GTCCTGCTGCCCCTCCTCAAGAGCGACCTGTATGAAGTTCTTCAGGACACACTGCAGGGCAAACTGGCCACTAACCCCCCCGCCTGGCTCGACAAGAGTGCTGCAGTCACTGTGGTCGTGGCCAGTGAGGGCTATCCCGGGGAGTACAAGAAAGGTGTTGAGATCACAG GGCTGGCCCAGGCCAAGGAGCTGGACCTGCAGGTGTTCCACGCGGGGACGGCGCTGCGCGAGGGCCGGGTGGTGACCTGCGGCGGGCGCGTGCTTACCGTGACGGCTGTGCGGCCGGACCTGGAGAGCGCACTGCAGTGTGTCAACCGTGGCCTGGACGCCGTGAGCTTCCCTGGCGCCGTGTACCGCAGAGACATCGGCCACAGAGCCATCGCCTTCCTGCGCCAGCCCAG GGGTCTGACCTACAAGGACAGTGGAGTGGACATCGCGGCGGGCAATGTGCTGGTCGATCTCATCAAACCGCTGGCCAAAGCCACGGCCCGCAAAG GGTGCAATGCCGAGCTGGGGGGCTTCGCTGGGCTGTTCGACCTGAAGGCTGCAGGATTCAGCGACCCCATCCTGGTGTCTGGGACTGATGGAGTGGGCACCAAACTCAAG ATCGCTCAGGCATGTGACCGGCACAGCTCACTGGGTCAAGACCTGGTGGCCATGTGTGTGAACGACGTGCTGGCGCAGGGGGCTGAGCCGCTCTTCTTCCTGGACTACTTCTCCTGTGGAAAGCTGGATGTGGGCGTGGCCTCCTCTGTGATTGGCGGGATCGCGGAGGCGTGTCGCATGGCTGGGTGTGCCTTGCTGG GGGGCGAGACGGCGGAGATGCCAGGGGTGTATGGCCCTGGCGAGTACGACCTGGCGGGGTTCTGCGTGGGCGCGGTGGAGCGAGGCCAGATGCTGCCTCGGCTCCAGGACATCGGAGAGGGTGACCTGCTCGTGGGCCTGGCCTCCTCCGGCGTGCACAGCAATGGCTTCAGCCTGGTGCGCCGGGTGCTGGATCTCTGCGGCCTGCAGTACGACTCCCCCGCCCCCTTCGGGAGCCTCGGGCAGACTGTGG GCGAGGTGCTGCTCACTCCCACCAAGATCTACAGCCAGCTGCTGCAGCCCGTCCTGCGCGGCGGCGCGGTGAAGGCCTATGCACACATCACTGGGGGCGGGCTGCTGGAGAACATCCCACGCGTGCTGCCCAAGGGGCTGGCCGTGGACCTGG ACGCCTTGCTCTGGCGCATCCCGGCCGTGTTCTCGTGGCTCCAACGGGAGGGTGCTCTGTCGGAGGAGGAGATGGGCCGCACCTTCAACTGCGGGCTGGGCGCCGTGCTGGTGGTGGGGCGGCAGGAGGCCGAGCGGGTGCTGAAGGAGGTGCAGGGCCAGGAGGAGGCGTGGATCGTGGGCTCCCTCACGCGCAGGCAGCCAG GGGTGGAGCAGGTGGTGGTCAGGAATCTCCAGCGCTCCCTGCAGACGGGGCTGACCACCCCCCCGGACAGCAGCCTCGGTCAGGACAGCACCCCCCGCAGGAGGACCAGGGTAGCCGTGCTCATCTCAGGGACAG ggacgAACCTGCAGGCTCTGATCGAGCAGGCCAAGTCTCCCTCCAGCGCGGCCGAGATCGTCCTGGTCGTGTCCAACAGGCCCGGTGTGCTGGGGCTGAAGAGAGCAGCGCTGGCTGGCATCCAGACCAGG GTTGTGGACCACAAGCTGTACGGGAGCCGGGCCGAGTTCGACGGCACCGTCGACCGTGTGCTGGAGGAGTTCGGTGTGGAGGTCGTCTGCCTCGCCGGCTTCATGAGAATCCTCAGCGGTGCCCTGGTCAGGAAGTGGAACG GGAAGATGCTGAACGTACACCCCTCCCTTCTGCCCTCCTTTAAGGGGGTCCACGCCCACAGGCAGGCGCTGCAGGCTGGAGTGCGTATCACCGGCTGCACCGTGCACTTCGTGGCG GAGGAGGTGGATGCCGGAGCCATCATCATGCAGGAGGTGGTGCCCGTGCTGGAGAGTGACACGGAGGAGAGCCTATCGGAGCGCGTGAAGGAGGCAGAGCACCGGGCCTTCCCTGCCGCCATGGAGCTGGTGGCCAGCGGGGCCGTGTGCCTCGGGGACGACAACCGCATCGTGTGGAGCCACACCCAGCTGCACTAA